In Halobacteriovorax marinus SJ, the following proteins share a genomic window:
- the ftsH gene encoding ATP-dependent zinc metalloprotease FtsH, protein MKQQQKTWTLWIFLFLAMVLIWQATNQSLNKEKIVDYSTFLTQVQGKFVDDVTFLGDLTIKGKYKDSYENGSHFTVTAKTDEYTKKFLLDNGVNLKYKKEQSGSLFTTLLIQWAPMLILFVLFWFFLKQLQAGGGKAMSFGKSKAKLLSSQDKKVTFDDVSGVQEAKEELFEVVDFLKDPKKYTGLGGKIPKGCLLVGPPGTGKTLLARAVAGEADVPFFSISGSDFVEMFVGVGASRVRDLFEQGKKQAPCIIFIDEIDAVGRHRGHGMGGGHDEREQTLNQLLVEMDGFESNEGVIIMAATNRLDVLDPALLRPGRFDRRVMVGPPDVRGRLGILKVHARKTPLNEEVDLEVIAKGTPGFTGADLANLVNEAALTAARLGKKKLEMGDFESAKDKVLMGPERKSMVISDKEKRVTAYHEAGHTLVGINLPHTDPIHKVSIMPRGGALGVTQTLPSEDMHNLTRSKSENLIAFLMGGRCAEEIAFNEITNGASNDIERATQLAHSMVCSWGMSDKLGPRNFSKPGASPFGGPSSDSIGYSDETSNEIDAEIHRIIDDNYKLALKILNENRDALDRLSEGLILWETLDLKQVEALIAGKDIGVPLISDKKKPTPSSDEEAPKTEEVKLDEDTNEESSKDGGAVPV, encoded by the coding sequence ATGAAACAACAACAGAAAACTTGGACACTTTGGATTTTTCTTTTCTTGGCCATGGTCTTAATTTGGCAAGCCACGAACCAATCACTTAATAAAGAGAAAATTGTAGATTACTCAACTTTCTTGACTCAAGTTCAAGGGAAATTTGTTGATGATGTGACTTTCCTAGGTGACCTCACAATTAAAGGTAAATATAAAGACAGCTATGAAAACGGTTCTCACTTCACTGTGACAGCTAAGACTGACGAGTACACAAAGAAATTCCTCCTAGATAATGGAGTGAATCTTAAATATAAGAAAGAGCAATCGGGAAGCTTATTTACAACACTTCTCATTCAATGGGCTCCAATGCTCATTCTCTTTGTTCTTTTCTGGTTCTTCTTAAAGCAGCTACAAGCAGGTGGTGGAAAGGCCATGAGCTTTGGTAAGTCAAAAGCAAAACTTCTTAGCTCACAAGATAAGAAAGTTACTTTCGACGATGTTAGTGGTGTTCAAGAAGCAAAAGAAGAGCTCTTTGAAGTGGTAGACTTTTTAAAAGATCCAAAGAAGTATACAGGCCTAGGTGGAAAAATCCCTAAGGGTTGTTTACTCGTTGGTCCTCCAGGTACTGGTAAAACTCTTCTTGCAAGGGCCGTTGCTGGTGAAGCCGATGTTCCATTCTTCTCAATTTCAGGTTCTGACTTTGTTGAGATGTTTGTAGGTGTTGGTGCTTCAAGAGTGAGAGACCTATTTGAGCAAGGAAAGAAGCAAGCTCCTTGTATTATCTTTATTGATGAAATTGATGCCGTTGGACGCCACCGTGGACACGGTATGGGCGGTGGTCACGATGAGCGTGAGCAGACACTTAACCAACTTCTTGTAGAGATGGATGGGTTTGAGTCAAATGAAGGTGTTATCATCATGGCCGCAACCAATAGACTTGATGTTCTTGATCCAGCGCTACTGCGTCCAGGTCGTTTCGATAGAAGAGTTATGGTTGGACCTCCAGATGTAAGAGGACGTCTTGGAATCTTAAAGGTTCACGCAAGAAAAACTCCTTTAAATGAAGAAGTAGATTTAGAAGTTATCGCTAAAGGGACTCCAGGATTTACTGGTGCTGATCTTGCGAACCTAGTTAATGAGGCCGCGCTAACTGCTGCACGTCTAGGGAAGAAGAAACTTGAAATGGGTGACTTTGAGTCTGCAAAAGATAAAGTTCTTATGGGGCCAGAGAGAAAGTCTATGGTTATCTCTGATAAGGAAAAGCGTGTTACTGCTTATCATGAAGCAGGTCACACTTTAGTTGGAATTAATCTTCCTCATACTGATCCAATTCATAAAGTATCAATCATGCCAAGAGGCGGAGCTTTAGGTGTTACTCAAACTCTTCCAAGTGAAGATATGCACAATCTAACGAGATCAAAATCTGAAAACCTCATCGCCTTTTTAATGGGTGGTCGTTGTGCTGAAGAAATTGCTTTCAATGAGATTACTAATGGTGCTTCAAACGATATTGAAAGAGCAACTCAACTTGCTCATAGCATGGTTTGTTCTTGGGGGATGTCAGATAAATTAGGACCTAGAAATTTCTCTAAGCCAGGTGCTTCACCATTTGGTGGACCAAGCTCAGATTCAATTGGTTACTCTGATGAGACATCTAATGAAATCGATGCTGAGATCCACAGAATTATCGACGATAATTATAAGTTAGCTCTTAAAATTCTTAACGAAAATAGAGATGCACTTGATCGTCTATCTGAAGGGCTTATTCTTTGGGAAACTCTTGATCTTAAACAAGTAGAGGCCCTTATTG
- the tilS gene encoding tRNA lysidine(34) synthetase TilS → MKSLDSVRERYCRSVFSHLYKFMNSTGHLEGESICVALSGGVDSVTLLYCLKWIEQNFNGPRISAHHINHGTRRENIREEDFCRELCRELKVPLKVSKVSLDLLSTNFEMKARELRYAEFKNELAPHSFMALGQHIDDSYEWSLMQSFRSATPSTSLGIPVCNGSFIRPFMCLTKDQIKTLAKKLELTWYEDHSNDNVRFDRNYIRKNITTSIADRYPKYLKHYVNRSNSLAKTLGLSVFKPKKSSKKILKKSWKGRGVCFINTDFKSSFEVDRSEILKAIYSLSKNSRGSLHDQVDKFLALGKNGKSGPLIFSGGVRGYSSKGCLFLLGEEGLKFYKEYDLELLNKLKNNNKATQIPDGGLRNKIFYATDSFWPFLAFGPVANEKTLKSLKKAHPLLPLSTQYCLDHGIWFQSLSKILDISHKNLKFYL, encoded by the coding sequence ATGAAATCACTAGATTCAGTGCGTGAGAGATATTGCCGAAGTGTCTTTTCCCACCTCTATAAATTTATGAATAGCACTGGCCACCTTGAGGGGGAGTCAATTTGTGTCGCGCTCTCAGGGGGAGTGGACTCTGTGACATTGCTCTATTGCCTTAAGTGGATTGAGCAAAACTTCAATGGACCTCGAATTAGTGCTCATCATATTAATCACGGAACTCGAAGGGAGAATATTCGAGAAGAAGATTTCTGTCGTGAGCTTTGTCGTGAATTAAAGGTACCACTTAAGGTATCAAAAGTGTCGCTCGATCTATTGTCCACAAATTTTGAAATGAAGGCGCGCGAGCTTCGCTATGCTGAATTTAAGAATGAATTGGCACCTCATTCATTCATGGCCCTGGGTCAGCATATTGATGACTCATATGAGTGGAGTTTAATGCAAAGTTTTAGAAGTGCTACACCAAGTACTTCTCTAGGAATTCCCGTTTGCAATGGATCTTTTATCAGACCTTTTATGTGCTTAACTAAAGATCAAATTAAAACCCTTGCTAAGAAGTTAGAGCTTACTTGGTATGAAGATCATAGCAACGATAATGTGCGCTTTGATCGAAATTATATAAGAAAAAATATTACTACTTCCATAGCTGATCGCTACCCAAAGTATTTAAAGCACTATGTGAATCGCTCGAATTCTCTGGCCAAGACTTTAGGGCTAAGCGTTTTTAAACCTAAGAAGAGTTCGAAGAAAATTTTAAAGAAGTCTTGGAAGGGAAGAGGAGTCTGTTTTATTAATACAGACTTTAAATCATCTTTTGAAGTTGATCGCTCCGAGATTTTAAAAGCAATTTACTCTCTCTCTAAAAATAGTAGGGGAAGCTTACACGATCAAGTAGATAAATTTCTCGCTCTTGGTAAGAATGGTAAGTCAGGGCCTCTTATATTTTCTGGCGGTGTTAGGGGGTATAGCTCTAAGGGCTGTCTCTTTCTACTGGGAGAAGAAGGGCTCAAATTCTACAAAGAATATGATCTCGAATTATTAAATAAGTTAAAGAATAATAACAAAGCTACGCAGATTCCTGATGGTGGCTTAAGAAATAAGATCTTTTATGCAACAGACTCTTTTTGGCCATTCTTGGCCTTTGGACCGGTAGCTAATGAAAAGACGCTAAAATCTCTTAAAAAGGCCCATCCGCTTTTACCTTTAAGCACACAATATTGTTTGGATCATGGGATATGGTTTCAAAGTCTGAGTAAAATCCTTGATATTTCGCACAAAAACCTAAAATTTTACCTTTAA